One genomic window of Piliocolobus tephrosceles isolate RC106 chromosome 19, ASM277652v3, whole genome shotgun sequence includes the following:
- the CLDN5 gene encoding claudin-5: MGSAALEILGLVLCLVGWGGLILACGLPMWQVTAFLDHNIVTAQTTWKGLWMSCVVQSTGHMQCKVYDSVLALSTEVQAARALTVGAVLLAFVALFVTLAGAQCTTCVAPGPAKARVALTGGVLYLLCGLLALVPLCWFANIVVREFYDPSVPVSQKYELGAALYIGWAATALLMVGGGLLCCGAWVCTSRPDLSFPVKYSAPRRPTATGDYDKKNYV; this comes from the coding sequence ATGGGGTCCGCAGCATTGGAGATCCTGGGCCTGGTGCTGTGCCTGGTGGGCTGGGGAGGTCTGATCCTGGCTTGCGGGCTGCCCATGTGGCAGGTGACTGCCTTCCTGGACCACAACATCGTGACGGCGCAGACCACCTGGAAGGGGCTGTGGATGTCGTGCGTGGTGCAGAGCACCGGGCACATGCAGTGCAAGGTGTACGACTCGGTGCTGGCTCTGAGCACCGAGGTGCAGGCGGCGCGGGCGCTCACCGTGGGAGCCGTGCTGTTGGCATTTGTTGCGCTCTTCGTGACCCTGGCGGGTGCGCAGTGCACCACCTGCGTGGCCCCGGGCCCGGCCAAGGCACGCGTGGCCCTCACGGGAGGCGTGCTTTACCTGCTTTGCGGGCTGCTTGCGCTCGTGCCACTCTGCTGGTTCGCCAACATTGTCGTCCGCGAGTTCTACGATCCGTCTGTGCCTGTGTCGCAGAAGTACGAGCTGGGCGCAGCGCTGTATATTGGTTGGGCGGCCACCGCGCTGCTCATGGTAGGCGGCGGCCTCTTGTGCTGCGGCGCCTGGGTCTGCACCAGCCGTCCCGACCTCAGCTTCCCCGTGAAGTATTCCGCGCCGCGGCGGCCCACGGCCACCGGCGACTACGACAAGAAGAACTACGTCTGA